A segment of the Mycobacterium intracellulare ATCC 13950 genome:
ATTCTTCGCCGGCCACGGCGCGTCGGGCTTCTTCGAGGCGCAGGCGCAGATGCTGTCGGGGTTGCAGGGCCTCATCGACACCATCCGCCAGCACGGCCAGACGACCTCGCACGTGCTCGACAGCGCGCTCAGCACCGACCAGCACATCGCCGGCCTGTTCTGAGCCCGCTCGACCACCGGGACCAGCGAAGGTGGGGCAGATGCGCCGAGCGTATGTGCCCCACCTTCGGTCTCTGCTACGCCGATTCGAGGGAGTCGCTGATTAAGGGCGGGGCGACATGCTGACGACGACGGTCGATGGCCTATGGGTGTTGCAGGCGATCACCGGTGTCGAGCAAACGTGCCCTGAGCTGGGGTTGCGGCCGATGCTGCCGCGGCTGGACACCCCCGAACGCGCGCTGGGCCACCCCGCGGCCGCCGACCTGATCGCCGCCGGCGCCCTCGATGAGGCCGGCAACGTCGACCCGATGATCCGCGAATGGCTCACCGTCCTGCTGCGGCGCGACCTGGGTCTGGTCGTGATGATGGGCGTGCCGGGTCGCGAGCCCACGCGCGCGTCGATCAACCGCTTCGCCACCTGGTGGGTGGTCTTGGAGCGGCACGGTGAGATGGTGCGTCTGTACCCCGCCGGCACGGCCAGCAACGAATCCTCGGCCAGCGAGCTCGTGGTGGGTCAGATCGAGCGGCTGTGCGGCGTGGCCGAGGCGGCGCCGCTGCGGCCGATCACCCTGGACACCGAGCAATTGCTGAACTCGGTGCGCGACACCGCCAGCCTGCGCGCATTCCTGCTCGAACAGCGCCTCGACGCCGACCAGCTTCAGGTGGTTCTCACCGCCGCCGATCCCGCGCGCTCGGCGCACGCGAACATCGTCGCGCTGCAGGCGGGCGTCGGGCCCGACGAACTGGCGCGCGTGGCCGTCGGCGATGCGACGGTGTCGATCGTCGACACCCCCGGGGGCCGCGTGTGCATCGAAAGCGTCATCTCGGGGCAGCGCCGCTACCAGATTCTTTCGCCCGGCTCGCGCAGCGACATCGGCGGAGCGGTGCAACGGCTCATCCGTCGGCTGCCCGCCGGCGACGAGTGGCACTCGTATCGGCGGGTGGTGTGACGGTGTTATCGGATGCCGAAGTAACTTAGCTAACCAAAGTCTTGTAATAACAACGCCTGTCGCGCTTGATGGGTGGTTTCTCAACGGGTAAACGCGGTATCGCGAACCGTGTTAGCATCTCGTCGTGACGAGCCCTTGGAATGACCCGAATATGTCGGACGAAGGAGCGCTCAGACGGGGGGATCCGTCAGGGGGCAGCAACTTCCCGGATTCGGTATCCGACACGATGCGAATTACCGATCTGGCCGCACCACGAAAGATTCCACCGGGGTCCGGATGGCGTAAATTCATTTACGCCATCTCATTTCGACAAATAAATCTCGGTGAATCGCCCCGAGAACGGCACTACCGTGACTTACAAAACCGCATCCGCCGGCATATTCGACGGCAGTATGTGATCACCGTGGTCTCCGGCAAGGGCGGCGTCGGGGTCACGACGCTCACGGCCTGCCTCGGTGGCGTGTTCCGGGAATGCCGCCCGCAGAACGTGATTGCGATCGACGCCGTCCCCGGATTCGGCACCCTGGCCGACCGCATCGACGACTCCCCGCCTGGCGACTACACCGCGATCATCAACGACACCGATGTCCAGGGCTACGCTGATATCCGAGAACATCTGGGGCAGAACGCAATCGGGCTCGACGTGCTGGCCGGCAACCGGACCTCGGACCAACCCAGGCCGCTGGTGCCGGCGATGTTCTCCGGGGTGCTGTCGCGGCTGCGGCGCACCCACACGGTGATGATCGTCGACACCTCCCCCGATCTCGAACACGAAGTGATGAAGCCGGTATTGGAGAACACCGACACCCTCGTGTTCGTTTCGGGGATCACCGCGGACCGCTCGCGTCCGGTGCTGCGGGCGGTGGATTACCTGCGGTCGCAGGGCTACCACGAGTTGGTCTCGCGCAGCACCGTGATCGTGAACCACACCGACCAGATCACCGACAAGGACGCGCTGGCGTACCTGACCGAGCGGTTCACCAAGGTCGGCGCGACCGTCGAGGCGCTGCCGTTTGATCCGCATCTTGCCAAAGGCGGCATCATCGATACGGTTCACGAGTTGAAGAAAAAGACGCGGTTGCGCCTCTTTGAAATCACCGCGGGGTTGGCCGACAAATACATTCCAGACGCCGAGCGGGCGGTACCGTGACCTCGCCGCATAAGGTCGCTTTTCCGGCGCGTTGTGCGGTCAACATTTCTTACGAGAAGCATCTGTGTTCCCAAGTCTTCCCCGCCGGAATTCCGATGGAGGGATTCTTCGAGGGAATGGTCGAGCTGTTCGACGCGGACCTGAAGCGCAAAGGTTTTGACGGCATTTCGTTGCCGGCCGGCAGCTACGAACTCCACAAGATCAATGGGGTCCGGCTCGATATCAATAAGAGCCTCGACGAGCTCGGCGTCCAGGACGGCGACACCCTGGTGCTGGTGCCCAGGGTCGACGGGGAGTCGTTCGAACCGCAGTACGAGTCCCTGTCGACGGGCCTGGCCGCGATGGGCAAGTGGCTGGGCCGCGACGGCGGGGATCGGATGTTCGCGCCGGTGACGCCGCTGACGGCCGCGCACACGGCGGTCGCGGTCATCGCGATGGCGGTCTCGGTGGTGGTGGCCCTGACGCTGCGGGCACGGACCTTCACCGACGGCCCGATCCCGGCGGCGGTGGCCGGCGGGGTCGGCGTCCTGTTGGTCATCGCGACCCTGGTGGTGCGAACCGGATGGCGGGAGCGGCGCGATCTGTTCAGCGGGTTCGCCTGGCTCGCGGTGGTCTCGCTGGCCACCGCCGGCGCCTGCGCGCCGCCGGGTGTGCTGGGCGCGGCGCACGGGCTGATCGGCGCCGTGGTGGTGATCCTGGGTGCCGTCGCCATCGGGGTGACGGCACGCAACGGGTGGCAGACCGCGGTGGTCACCGCCGTGGTGACGGTGTGCGGCGTCCTGGCCGTCGTTGCCGCCGTCCGGATGTTCCGCCCCGCCTCGGCGCAGGTATTGGCGGTGTGCGTGTTGGTCGGATTGCTGGTCCTCGTCCGGATGACCCCGCTGATCGCGTTGTGGGTGGCCCGGGTCAGGCCGCCGCACTTCGGGTCGATCACCGGACGGGACCTGTTCGCGCGGCGCGAGGGGATGCCGGTCGACACCGTGTCCCCGGTCAGCGAGGACGAATCCGAGGACGAGGACAACGAACTCACCGACATCACCGCGCGCGGCGCCGCGATCGCCGCCTCGGCGCGCCTGGTCAACGCGGTCCAGGTGGGACTGTGCGTCGGGGTCTCGATCGTGCTGCCCGCCGCGGTCTGGGGGGTCTTGACGCCGGGCCGCCCGTGGGCGTGGTTGGCGCTGGTGGTCGCCGGCCTGGTGGTGGGGATCTTCATCACCCAGGGCCGCGGATTCGCCGCCAAATACCAGGCCGTCGCGCTGGTGTGCGGGGCGTCGGCCGCGGTGTGCGCGGGGGTGGTCAAATACGCCGTCGCCGGGGCCCACGACGCCATGGCGGGATTGCTGTGGCCGGTGGTGGCGGTGGCGACATTCGCCGGACTGGGTTTGGCCGCAGCGCTTTTGGTGCCGGCCATGCGGTTCAGACCGTTCATCCGGTTGACCGTGGAATGGGTGGAAGTGCTCGCATTCATCGTTCTGCTGCCGGCGGCGGCGGCCCTGGGAGGGCTCTTCACGTGGATTCGCCACTGAGAACCGTTGCGGCGCTGACCGCCGCCCTGACCCTGGTCGCGTTATCCGCCAATATCCCTGCCGCCCAAGCGATCACACCGCCCTCGGTGGATCCGGGGATGGTGCCCCCCGACGGACCGCCGCGGCCCGAACAGCCGATGCGCCGGGCCAACAGCTGTTCGTCGCCGATCGTCGTGCGAAACCCCGACGTGGCGCAGCTGGCTCCGGGGTTCAACCTGCTCAACATCGCCAAGGCGTGGCAATACAGCACCGGCAACGGGGTGCCCGTCGCGGTGATCGACACCGGGGTGACGCCGAACCCGCGGCTGCCGGTGGTGCCCGGTGGCGACTACATCATGGGCGAGGACGGCCTGATGGACTGCGACGCCCATGGCACCATTGTCAGCTCGATCATCGGCGCTGCGCCGCAAGGGATTTTGCCGATGCCGCGGCCCATGCCGGCCACTCCCGCGTTCCCGCCGCCGGCCGGGCCGCCACCGGTCGCCGGGGCGCCTCCGCCACCGGTCGAGGTGCCGCCCCCGATGGCGCCGCCGGCCCCGCCGCCGCCGGTGACGATCACCCAGGTTCTTCCGCCGCCGCCACCGCCGCCCCCGCCGCCGGAGGGCGGCGGCGCCACCGCCGCATCGAACGGGCCACCCGATCCGCAGACCGAGGAAGAACCCGCGGTGCCGCCGCTTCCCCCGGGGGCGCCCGACGGGGTGGTGGGTGTGGCCCCGCACGCGACGATCATCTCGATCCGGCAATCCTCGCGGGCCTTCGAACCGGTCAACCCGCCGCCGGGGGATCCCAACTCCGACGAGAAGGTCAAGGCCGGCACGCTGAATTCGGTTGCGCGCGCGGTGGTTCATGCCGCCAACATGGGTGCGAAGGTGATCAACATCTCGGTCACTGCGTGCCTGCCCGCGGCGGCCCCGGCCGATCAACGGGCCCTGGGCGCGGCGCTGTGGTACGCGGCCACAGCGAAGGACGCGGTGATCGTGGCGGCGGCCGGCAACGACGGGGAAGCCGGTTGCAACAACAACCCGATGTACGACCCGCTGGACCCGTCGGATCCGCGGGACTGGCATCAGGTCAAGGTCGTCTCGGCGCCGTCGTGGTTCTCCGATTACGTCCTGTCGGTGGGCGCCGTCGATGCCAGTGGCGCCGCCCTGGACAAGAGCATGTCGGGGCCGTGGGTCGGCGTCGCCGCCCCGGGGACGCACATCATGGGTCTCTCGCCCCAGGGCGGCGGGCCGGTCAACGCCTACCCGCCGTCGAGGCCGGGCGAGAAGAACATGCCATTCTGGGGAACCAGCTTCTCGGCGGCCTACGTCAGCGGCGTCGCGGCGCTGGTGCGCGCGAAGTACCCCGACCTGTCCGCGCACCAGGTGATCAACCGGATCGTGCAGTCGGCCCACAATCCGCCCGCCGGGGTCGACAACAAGGTCGGCTACGGGCTGGTGGACCCGGTCGCCGCGTTGACCTTCAACATCCCGCCGGGTGACCGGATGCCGCCGGGCGCGCAGAGCCGGGTCATCACCCCGGCGGCGCCGCCCCCACCGCCGGACCACCGGGCGCGCAACATCGCCATCGGATTCCTGGGGGTGGTGGCCGCCGGCGTGCTCGTGTTCGCGATCGCCGCGCGGTTGCGGAGGGCGCGATGAGGCCCAACCTCACCGGGTTCAGCCGCGGCAGCAATCGCCGGGTCGTCGGGGTGTGGGTGGTGTTCGTGCTCGCGCTCGCGAGTTGGCTGCTGGCCGGCTACATCGGCGCCGCGGTCGCCGTGGTGGTGGGCATCGCGCTGGTGTTCGTGCGCTGGTGGGGCCAGCCGGCGTGGTCGTGGGCCGTGCTGTGGCGGCGCGGCCGGCGCCCGATCGACTGGTCGGCCCCAATCACCGTGGCCAACAACCGATCCGGTGGCGGCGTGCGCGTGCAGGACGGCGTCGCCGTGGTCGCGGTGCAGCTGCTGGGCAGAGCGCATCGGGCCACCATGGTGACCGGGTCGGTGACCGTCGAGACCGAAAACGTGCTCGACGTCGTCGAACTGGTGCCGATGCTGCGCCAGGCCCTCGGCCTGCAGCTCGACTCGATCAGCGTCGTCAGCATCGGTTCCCGGCACGGCACCGTCGGCGACTATCCGCGGGTGTACGACTCCGAGATCGGCACCCCGCCGTACGCGGGCCGGCGCGAAACGTGGCTGATCATGCGGCTGGCGGTGCTCGACAACGCGCACGCGTTGGTGTGGCGCACGACCGTTGGCGCGGCGGCGATTTCGGTCGCGCAGCGCATCGCGGGCCTGCTGCGCTGTGAAGGCCTGCGGGCCAAGGTGGCCAACGCCACCGATTTGATCGAGCTCGATCGCCGGCTCGGCTGGGACGCGGTGTCGGGACCGGCGCAGCGATGGAAAGCCATCCGCGGGGAAGCGGGCTGGCTGACCACCTATGCGTATCCGCCCGAGGCGATCACGTCGCGCCACCTGTCGCAGGCGTGGACGCTGCGCGCCGACGAGGTCATCCAGAACATCACGGTGTATCCCGACGGGCAGTGCACCGCGACCATCACGGTGCGCACGCCGACACCCGCGCCCACCCCGCCCAGCGTGATCCTGCGCCGGCTCAACGGCGAGCAGGCCGCGGCGGCGTCGGCCAACATGTGCGGACCCCGGCCGCACCTGCGCGGAATCCGGCGCAGCCCGCTGCCCGCCGAGCTGGTCACCGAGATCGGGCCCTCGGGCGTGCTGATCGGGAAACTCAGCAACGGCGACCGGCTGCTGGTGCCGGTCACCGACGCCGGTGAACTGTCGCGCGTATTCGTCGCCGCCGACGACCCGATCGCCAAGCGGATCGTGATCCGCACCGCGGGGGCCGGGGAACGAGTCTGCGTGCACACCCGTGACATGGCGCGCTGGGTCAGCGTGCGGATGCCGGAGATCAGCGTCGTCAACGGCTCGCGCCCGGCACCGCGCACCACCGTCAGTGTGGTGGAATACGCCGCGCGGCGGGGTAGGGACGGCAACGGTGCCCCCGACGGCGGGGGCACCGACATTCGGGACGCCGCGATCTCGCCCACCCCCCGGCCGGCGACGGTGATCACCATCGCGCCCGCGGGCGTCAGGCTCTCCGAGGGGCAGCGCCACGGGTTCGAGGTGATCATCGAGCAAGTAGGGCCCTCGGTGGTGAATGTCAGTGCCGCGGGGAAGAATTGGCTTGCCGAGATGGACATGTTCCGCGCCGAGCACCGCTACGTCAGCCTGGATCCGGTCACCATGTCGGTCGGCACGTAGAAGTTCGGCAACGCGAGTTTGAGGCATAGTTTGATGAGCGCACGCGGCGGCAGCTCGCTCCGGCCAAGGGCGGCTACCCGCAACCCCGATGACCACGGTCGCGGCGCTCGCGATGGGGGATGTGATGGGTGATTTACAAACGGCCCGAAGGCATTTCGACCGGGCCATGGGGATCATGGGCCGCCAGGGCCGGGCGGCGGCCCTGCCGGAGTTCGTCGCCGCGACCGACGCCGACGCGTCGATGGCCGATGCGTGGCTGGGGCGCATCGCCTGCGGCGACAGCGACCTGGACTCGTTGCGGCGTCTCTATGCCACCAGCGAATGGCTGCACCGGGAGACCACGCGGATCGGGCAGACGCTGGCCGCGGAGATCCAGCTGGGCCCCTACATCGGCATCACCGTCACCGACGCATCGCAGGTCGGGCTGGCGCTCTCGTCCGCGTTGACGATCGCCGGGGAGTACGCCGAGGCCGACCGGCTGCTGGCCAACCGCGACCTGCTGGACTCATGGACCAACTACCAGTGGCACCAGCTGGCCCGCACCTTCCTGATGTACCGGACGCAACGCTGGCCCGACGTCCTGCTCGCCGCCGCCGAGGAGTTGCCCCCGCAGGCGATCGTGATGTCGGCGGTGACGGCGTCGATCTGCGCGTTGGCCGCGCACGCCGCCGCCCACCTAGGGCAGGGCCGGGTCGCCCTCGACTGGCTGGACCGCGTCGACGTGATCGGGCACACCCAGTCGTCGTCCCGTTTCGACGCCGACGTGCTGACCGCGTCGATCGGCCCGGCCGACATTCCGCTGCTCGTGGCGGATCTGGCGTACGTGCGCGGGATGGTGCACCGCCAGCTGCGTGAGGAGGACAAGGCCCAGATCTGGCTGTCCAAGGCCACCATCAACGGGGTCCTGACCGCGGCGGCCAAAGAAGCGCTGGCCGACCCGAACCTGCACCTGGTGGTCACCGACGAAGAGACCATCGACAGCCGCACCGACCGTTGGGACGCCTCG
Coding sequences within it:
- the eccE gene encoding type VII secretion protein EccE; translation: MRPNLTGFSRGSNRRVVGVWVVFVLALASWLLAGYIGAAVAVVVGIALVFVRWWGQPAWSWAVLWRRGRRPIDWSAPITVANNRSGGGVRVQDGVAVVAVQLLGRAHRATMVTGSVTVETENVLDVVELVPMLRQALGLQLDSISVVSIGSRHGTVGDYPRVYDSEIGTPPYAGRRETWLIMRLAVLDNAHALVWRTTVGAAAISVAQRIAGLLRCEGLRAKVANATDLIELDRRLGWDAVSGPAQRWKAIRGEAGWLTTYAYPPEAITSRHLSQAWTLRADEVIQNITVYPDGQCTATITVRTPTPAPTPPSVILRRLNGEQAAAASANMCGPRPHLRGIRRSPLPAELVTEIGPSGVLIGKLSNGDRLLVPVTDAGELSRVFVAADDPIAKRIVIRTAGAGERVCVHTRDMARWVSVRMPEISVVNGSRPAPRTTVSVVEYAARRGRDGNGAPDGGGTDIRDAAISPTPRPATVITIAPAGVRLSEGQRHGFEVIIEQVGPSVVNVSAAGKNWLAEMDMFRAEHRYVSLDPVTMSVGT
- a CDS encoding ESX secretion-associated protein EspG; amino-acid sequence: MLTTTVDGLWVLQAITGVEQTCPELGLRPMLPRLDTPERALGHPAAADLIAAGALDEAGNVDPMIREWLTVLLRRDLGLVVMMGVPGREPTRASINRFATWWVVLERHGEMVRLYPAGTASNESSASELVVGQIERLCGVAEAAPLRPITLDTEQLLNSVRDTASLRAFLLEQRLDADQLQVVLTAADPARSAHANIVALQAGVGPDELARVAVGDATVSIVDTPGGRVCIESVISGQRRYQILSPGSRSDIGGAVQRLIRRLPAGDEWHSYRRVV
- the mycP2 gene encoding type VII secretion system ESX-2 serine protease mycosin MycP2; amino-acid sequence: MDSPLRTVAALTAALTLVALSANIPAAQAITPPSVDPGMVPPDGPPRPEQPMRRANSCSSPIVVRNPDVAQLAPGFNLLNIAKAWQYSTGNGVPVAVIDTGVTPNPRLPVVPGGDYIMGEDGLMDCDAHGTIVSSIIGAAPQGILPMPRPMPATPAFPPPAGPPPVAGAPPPPVEVPPPMAPPAPPPPVTITQVLPPPPPPPPPPEGGGATAASNGPPDPQTEEEPAVPPLPPGAPDGVVGVAPHATIISIRQSSRAFEPVNPPPGDPNSDEKVKAGTLNSVARAVVHAANMGAKVINISVTACLPAAAPADQRALGAALWYAATAKDAVIVAAAGNDGEAGCNNNPMYDPLDPSDPRDWHQVKVVSAPSWFSDYVLSVGAVDASGAALDKSMSGPWVGVAAPGTHIMGLSPQGGGPVNAYPPSRPGEKNMPFWGTSFSAAYVSGVAALVRAKYPDLSAHQVINRIVQSAHNPPAGVDNKVGYGLVDPVAALTFNIPPGDRMPPGAQSRVITPAAPPPPPDHRARNIAIGFLGVVAAGVLVFAIAARLRRAR
- the eccD gene encoding type VII secretion integral membrane protein EccD, with the translated sequence MTSPHKVAFPARCAVNISYEKHLCSQVFPAGIPMEGFFEGMVELFDADLKRKGFDGISLPAGSYELHKINGVRLDINKSLDELGVQDGDTLVLVPRVDGESFEPQYESLSTGLAAMGKWLGRDGGDRMFAPVTPLTAAHTAVAVIAMAVSVVVALTLRARTFTDGPIPAAVAGGVGVLLVIATLVVRTGWRERRDLFSGFAWLAVVSLATAGACAPPGVLGAAHGLIGAVVVILGAVAIGVTARNGWQTAVVTAVVTVCGVLAVVAAVRMFRPASAQVLAVCVLVGLLVLVRMTPLIALWVARVRPPHFGSITGRDLFARREGMPVDTVSPVSEDESEDEDNELTDITARGAAIAASARLVNAVQVGLCVGVSIVLPAAVWGVLTPGRPWAWLALVVAGLVVGIFITQGRGFAAKYQAVALVCGASAAVCAGVVKYAVAGAHDAMAGLLWPVVAVATFAGLGLAAALLVPAMRFRPFIRLTVEWVEVLAFIVLLPAAAALGGLFTWIRH
- a CDS encoding MinD/ParA family ATP-binding protein, which encodes MTSPWNDPNMSDEGALRRGDPSGGSNFPDSVSDTMRITDLAAPRKIPPGSGWRKFIYAISFRQINLGESPRERHYRDLQNRIRRHIRRQYVITVVSGKGGVGVTTLTACLGGVFRECRPQNVIAIDAVPGFGTLADRIDDSPPGDYTAIINDTDVQGYADIREHLGQNAIGLDVLAGNRTSDQPRPLVPAMFSGVLSRLRRTHTVMIVDTSPDLEHEVMKPVLENTDTLVFVSGITADRSRPVLRAVDYLRSQGYHELVSRSTVIVNHTDQITDKDALAYLTERFTKVGATVEALPFDPHLAKGGIIDTVHELKKKTRLRLFEITAGLADKYIPDAERAVP
- a CDS encoding WXG100 family type VII secretion target, with the translated sequence MSDPITYNPGAVADFATDVASRAGQLQSIFDDTSNRTHALQEFFAGHGASGFFEAQAQMLSGLQGLIDTIRQHGQTTSHVLDSALSTDQHIAGLF